The Mesorhizobium sp. AR10 genome includes the window GGTGACCGCGGCCCTCCTGTGCAGCGCCAGGGCCGGCGACCATATCGTGGCGGCCCGCGCCCTGTTCGGCTCCTGCCGCTGGGTAATCGAGACGCTGGCGCCGAAATACGGCATCGAGGCAACGCTGGTCGACGGCACCGACATCGCCAATTGGGAAAAGGCGGTCAAGCCGAACACCAAACTGTTCTTCCTGGAAAGCCCGACCAATCCGACGCTGGAAGTGGTCGACATCGCCGCTGTCGCCGCGCTTGCCAATTCGATCGGTGCGCGGCTGATCGTAGACAACGTCTTTGCCACCCCCTTGCAGCAAAAGCCTTTGCAGCTTGGCGCTCACATCGTCGTCTATTCGGCGACCAAGCATATTGACGGCCAGGGGCGATGCCTGGGCGGCGTCATCCTGTCGGACAAGAAATGGATCGACGAGAACCTGCACGACTACTTCCGCCACACCGGCCCCAGCCTCTCGCCGTTCAACGCCTGGACGCTGCTGAAGGGGCTGGAGACGCTGACGCTGCGCGTGCGCCAGCAGACGGAAAGTGCGGGCAAAATCGCAGACTTCCTGGCAGAGCGGCCGGAAATCGCGCGCGTCATCTATCCGGGCCGTGCCGACCACCCGCAGGCGGCTGTGGTCAAGAAGCAGATGTCGGGTGGTTCGACGCTGATCTGCCTTGACGTCAAGGGCGGCAAGCAGGCGGCCTTCGCCTTCCAGAACGCGCTCGACATCGTGCTGATCTCCAACAATCTCGGCGACGCCAAGAGCCTGATCACCCATCCGGCGACGACGACGCACAAGAACCTCAGCGACGAAGCCCGTGCCGAACTCGGCATCGGCCCGGGCACGCTGAGGTTGTCCGTCGGCCTCGAGGACGCGGACGATCTGCTCGCGGACATCGAACAGGCGCTCAAGTCAGCCAAATAGGGCGCTGTCAGGCAGGACACTCTCACCTGCCAGGAGGCGGGCGCTACCACTCAGGCGCCCGACGGCGTCTCTTCCAGTTCGGCCGCCATGGCCTTGGTGCGGATGGTCATTGCGTTGCCGCGCCAGTCGACGGCGAAGCCGAGCCAGCCGCGCGCCCAGATGGCGGGAAGCATTACGTCACGCGCGATCATCGCCGGGACCATGCGCAGCGACAGGTACCAGCCCTTGGCCGAGGCCAGGGCGCATTCCGGCAGGTAGGCGACTGCCAGCACGGCAATCGCGGTTGCCGGCAGGCTGAAGCCGGCACCAGCCGCCGCCATCAGCGCCAGCGCCAGTGGCACCGCCGCCCCGGTGAATATCTCGGGCGCGAAGAACAGCGGAAATGTGACGCGGCGCAGGCGAGCCCAGCGAGCCTGGCGCGACCAGATTTCGCCAGGCGTGCGCTGGCCGAGCGGCTGCTCGAAGGGCGAGGCGACAAGATTGACGCGCAATCCGAGCCCGTTGACCAGCTTGGTCGCGGCGGCGTCCTCGGCGATCTCGGCAGCAAGCGCGCGGATGCCGCCATTGGCGTCGAGCATCGGCTTGTTCCACAACATGCTCTTGCCCTGGGCGAAGCCGAGGCCAAGTGCCTCACCGGCATATTGCCAGCGGGCCTGCAGCGTGTTGAGGAAGGCGCATTCGACCTCCGCCCAGAACCCGTCCGGCCGCGAGCCGATCGGCGTCGAGCAGACCAGGCCGGTGTCGGTCCGCCACGCCGCCAGCAAATGTTGGACATAGTCCTTCGGCATCAGCACGTTGGAATCGGCAAGGATGACCCAGTCGTGCCGCGCCGCTTCCCAGCCCTTGACGCAATTGTTGAGTTTCGGATTGCCGCTGATGCGGTCGTCGCCAATCAGCAGCCGGGCCGGTGTCTTCGGAAACAGGGCGATCGCCCTGTTTATCAGCTTGACCACCGGATCGTCGGCATGAGCGACGCAGAAGACGAGTTCGTAGCGCGGCCAGTCGAGCGCAAAGGCGCGCGCCAGCGTCTCCTGCGTAAACGGCTCGACACCACGCGACGGCACCACGATCGACACCGGCGGCTGATTGCCGACGGGCGGCGGGATGATGCGCGGCCGCTTAAGCCGCGATGAGGCGAGCAGGATGCTGGCGAGGTTTGAAAGAAGCAGGGCTGACGAAAGCAGGGCGGCTATGAAGGTCAGTTCCATCGGGATCTGGTCACTCCGGGAAAACCTGGCCACGAACAGCCGTTTTCAACAGTTCGACAGAGCGCTGAGTCGCCCGGCACAAGCCTGCGCACACCATCATTGTCGTGTGTCACTTAAATGACATTGTTTGTCGGCACCTGCCCTTGAGGTCGTTGACCAAGCCGGGGAGAGCGCCGACAGTTCCGTTCGTATGGTCTTGGAGTAGCCAATGTACCGCGCCGTTACGCACAACATCGAAGTGCAGGTCAGGCCGTTCTATCTGGAGGATCGCTCGGATCCGGCGGAGAACCGTTATGTCTGGGGCTATCAGGTGACCATCGACAACCAGTCGGACGATTTCGTGCAGCTTCTATCGCGCTATTGGCACATCACCGACGGCACCGGCCGGGTCGAGGAAGTGCGCGGCGCCGGCGTGGTCGGCGACCAGCCCGAACTCAACCCCGGCGACAGTTATCAGTATACGTCCGGCTGCCCGCTCTCGACACCGTCCGGCATCATGGTCGGCCACTACACGATGCGCAACAAGCGGGGCGAGACGTTCGACATCGCCATCCCCGCCTTCTCGCTCGACCTGCCGGGCACGCGGCGAACGGTGAATTAGCGACTTTCTCCCCGTCTTTATACGGGTAGAAATGCCCGGCAGGGCAATGAGGCGCGGCGCCGGACCGATGAGATTATCTTCCACGCACAAGGGCGTCTAGTGAATGGCGCGGCCATTTGCCGACGGTCACGCTGCCCCTCATCCGCCCTTCGGGCACCTTCTCCCCGAAAACGGGGAGAAGGAAGAGACTTACTGAGCCGCAAACTCCGAAGGGTCGAAGTCATATTGCTTCGAGCAGAACTCGCAGGCCACGTGAATGCCGCCATCCTCGGTGCTGTCCTTGATCTCGTCGGCGGAAAAGCCTTCGAGTATGCCGCGGATCTTGTCGCGCGAGCACGAACACTGGTCGGCGACCGGGACGCCGCCGAAGACGCGGACACCATGCTCGTGGAACAACCGATAAAGCAGCCGCTCGGCGCCGATGGTCGGGTCGATCAGTTCGGTCGGCTCGATGGTGCCGAGCAGCGCCAGCAACTCCTGCCATGAATTGTCGGCCGGATCGTGGATTTCCTCACGCGGATCGCCGTCGCCGCCGGGCAAGTCCGGCACGCGCATGCGTTCGGGCGATTGCGGCAGAAACTGCGCCAAAAGGCCACCGGCGCGCCATTGCTGGCGGGCGCCGCCGACGCCGGGCGTCAACAGCTTGGCCACTGAAAGCCTGAGATCGGTGGGGATCTGCTCCGACTGACGGAAATAGGTGCGGGCGGCCTCTTCCAGCGTTTCGCCGTCGAGCTGGACGATGCCCTGGTAGCGCTGCGTGTGGGCGCCCTGATCGATAGTCAGCGCCAGCACGCCGTTGCCAAGCAGCGTCTGCGGCGAAGTCTCGCCGGCAGCCACCAACGCCTCCAGCCGGTCCGCATCGAAGCGCGCATAGGCGCGCAGCGCCTGCGGCGTGGAGAAATCCGCGACCAGCATGTCGACCGGCCCGTCGGTACGGGTCTGCAGGATGAACTTGCCCTCGAATTTGAGCGAGGTGCCGAGCAGGACCGTCAGCACACAGGCTTCCGCCAGCAGGCGGGCGACCGGCTCGGGGTAGTCGTGGCGGCTGAGGATGGCGTCGAGCATCGGCCCGAGCTGGACGGTGCGGCCGCGCACGTCGAGCGGGCCGACCTCGAAGGGCACGACATGATCGTCGCCGGCGTAGCCGAATTCGCCGAGTTTGGGTTGTTCAGCCAATTGATGAGTTTCCAACATGACAAAGCTCCGGGGCGCGGCCATGCCGCCCTCCGGGGCGCATGCGTCGAAACGCGCGGTTTTTGCGTGATGGCCCGCAGATAGGCATCACGCGCTCCCGGATCAAGCGCCCAGGCACCACGCCAGAACCGCCTTCTGGGCATGGAGCCGGTTTTCGGCCTCGTCGAACACCACGGAATGCGGTCCGTCGATGACCTCGTCGGTGACCTCTTCGCCACGATGCGCCGGCAGGCAGTGCATGAACAGGGCGTCCGGCTTTGCCTTGGCCATCAGTGTCGCATTGACCTGATAGGGCGAGAAGACATTGTGACCGCGCGCGCGGTGTTCCTGGCCCATCGATACCCAGCAATCGGTGACGATGCAATCGGCTTCATGAACGGCTTCCTCGGGCGAACGGGTGAAGTTCAGCTTGCCGCCATGCGCCTTCGACCAGTCGACATGCTTTTGTGCCGGCTCGCTGCCTTCTGGCACGGCGACATTCAGGTTGAAGCGGAACCGCGCCGAGGCCTCCAGCAGCGAATGCAGCACATTGTTGCCGTCGCCCGTCCAGGCGATGGTCTTGCCGGCCACCGGACCGCGATGCTCCTCGAAGGTCATGATGTCGGCCATCAGCTGGCACGGATGGGTGTCGTCGGTCAGCCCGTTGATGACGGGGATGGTGGCGTTCTCGGTCAGTTCGAGCAGCCGCTCATGCGAGGTGGTGCGGATCATGATCGCGTCGACATAGCGCGACAGCACCTTGGCGGTGTCGGCGATGGTCTCGGAACGGCCGAGCTGCATCTCGGTGCCGGTCAGCATGATGGTCTCGCCGCCGAGCTGGCGCATGCCGACGTCGAAGGACACGCGCGTGCGCGTCGATGGCTTGTCGAAGATCATCGCCAGCACCTTGCCCTCGAGCGGTTTTGTCCGCTCGCCGGCCTTGAGCCTGGCCTTTCGCACCACTGCGTCGTCCAGCATGACGCGCAGATCGCCTTCGGAAACGGCGGATAGATCGGTGAAATGGCGAAGGCTCATCAGGACTTTTCCGGGATTACTTCGCGGCAGCCGCGGCGATGGCTTCAGTCAGGCCCCGGGCGCCGGCGCGGATGCGGTCGAGCGCCTCGTGGATCTCGGCGTCAGTGACGGTGAGCGGCGGCAGCAGGCGAATGACGTTGTCGCCGGCCGGAACCGCCAGCAGGTGCTGGTCGCGCAGCGCCATGTTGACCTTGGTGTTGGGCATCGCGCATTTCAGGCCAAGCATCAGGCCGCTACCCCTGATGCCTTCGATGACATCGGGAAATTCGTCGGCGACACCTGCCAGCCCCTGCTTCATCAGCAGCGCCTTGCGCTGGACATCCTCGAGGAAGCCGTCTTCCAGCACGACGTCGAGCACGGCGTTGCCGACCGCCATCGCCAGCGGATTGCCGCCGAAAGTGGTGCCGTGCACGCCAGCGGTCATGCCGACCGCGGCTTCGTCGGTGGCAAGGCAGGCGCCCATCGGGAAGCCGCCGCCAATGCCCTTGGCAATCGCCATGAGGTCGGGAGTGACGCCCGCCCATTCATGCGCAAACAGCTTGCCGGTGCGGCCGATGCCACATTGGACCTCGTCGAAGATAAGGAGCAGGCCGTGCTGTTCGCACAATTGCCTGAGCCGCTTCAGCGATTGCGTCGGCACTTGCCTGATGCCGCCCTCGCCCTGCACCGGCTCGATCAGGATGGCGGCGGTCTCCGGCGTGATCGCCTTTTCGGCGGCGTCGATGTCGTCGAAACCGACCTGGTCGAAGCCTTCGACCTTGGGTCCAAAGCCTTCCAGGTATTTGTACTGGCCCCCGGCGGCGATGGTCGCCAGGGTGCGGCCATGGAAAGCGCCTTCAAAGGTGATGACGCGAAAACGCTCGGGATGGCCTTTGACGAAGTGGTAGCGCCGCGCCGTCTTGATGGCACATTCCAGCGCCTCGGCGCCGGAATTGGTGAAGAATACCTTGTCGGCGAAAGTGGCTTCCGCCAGCCGCTCGCCGAGCCGGCTCTGCCCGGGAATCTCGTAGAGATTGGAGACATGCCAGAGCTTGGCTGCCTGCTCGGTGAGTGCTGCGACCAGATGCGGGTGGCTGTGGCCGAGCGAATTCACGGCGATGCCGCCGGCAAAATCGAGATATCGCTCGCCCTTGTCAGTGACCAGCCAGGTGCCTTCCCCGTGGTCGAAAGCCAGGGGTGCGCGAGCAAAGGTCTCGAAAAGCGCCGAACCGCTCATTATATGCGTCTCCGGAACCGGAAAATCAAAAAAGCCGCCAAAGCGGCGGCCTTTGCGGCTTATCGTGTTTTTCGGCCATGAAGTCAACGAAAACGTCGTGCAAAGGCGCGCGACAAGCCCTCCGACGAGACGCCGGCTCATAAGCGACCGGGCAAGTTGGGGAAAACCGAAAAAACCGATTCGTGTTGCCCTTGGGACTCTTGTCACCGAGTCAACGCATAGGGTAATTGTAGTCGAGAAATAACTAGATTTCGTGCGGCGGACCTAATCACCCAGTATATGTGGTGTCTGCCCCGGCAAGGGTTTGCCGGGCCGGGAATGGATTCCGATTGCCGCACGCTTAGCAGGAGCGGTCTCATGAACTGGACTGACGAGCGGGTAGAACTTCTCAGGAAATTGTGGTCGGAGGGTCTGAGCGCCAGCCAGATCGCCGCACAACTTGGCGGCGTCAGCCGTAACGCGGTCATCGGCAAAGTGCATCGGCTGAAGCTGTCGGGCCGCGGACGCTCGACCGCGACGCCGGCACGGCAGAAAAAGACCGTGCAAGGATCATCCATCCAGAAATCGGTGTCGCGCGCCGCAAGTGCCACGCGCCATGTCACCAGTTCGATCGGCGCAAACGCGCTGCAGACACAGTTCGATGCCGAACCGGTGGCACGCCATTACATCCGTCCGGTTGAAAACGTCGTCGTACCGATCTCGCGGCATCTGCAGCTCGTCGAACTGACCGAGCGCACCTGCAAATGGCCGAATGGCGATCCGCTTTCGGAGGATTTCCATTTCTGCGGCAACGATGCCGCCGAAACCGGCCCCTACTGCAAATACCACGCCCGCGTCGCGTTCCAGCCGGCTTCGGAGCGGCGGCGGAGCCGGTGAGCGAATAGCGAATAGCGAATAGCGAATAGCGAATAGAAACGGGATTGAGCCTCCGCGAGGACGCAACTCCGTTTTCCCCTATTCACTACTCCCTATTCGCTATTCGCTCTCTTTCACAGCCAGCCATTCTTCCGAAACCGCCAGTACAGGAACGAGCAGATCAGCGCGATCGTGGCCAGCACCACCGGGTAGCCATATTCCATCCGCAGCTCCGGCATGTCGTTGAAATTCATACCGTAAATGCCGGCGAGCGCCGTCGGCACCGCCAGGATGGCGGCCCATGAGGCGAGCTTCTTGGTGTTCGCCGTTTCCTGGCTCTGGCCAACCAGCAGGCTGGCCTCGAAGGCGAAGGCAAGAACCTCCCGCAAGCTGTCGATCTTCTCCTGGACGGTGCGGATGTGGTCGGTGACGTCGCGAAACAGCGGGTGCATCGCCGTATGGATCTGCGGCAGTTCGGCGCTGGTCAGCCGGCGGCAGACTTCCACCAGCGGCAGTGCCGCATTGCGCAGGCGCAACAGATCGCGGCGCAGCATGTAGAGCCGTTCTATATCGGGGCCGGTCATCGGCTTCAGCAGAATCTTGTCCTCGATCGCCTCAACCTCGTCCTCGATCTGCTCGAGCACCGGCATGTAGTTGTCGACGATGAAATCGAGAATTGCATAGAGGACGAAATCCTCGCCCTTGGCCAGCGAATGCGGGCAGCTTTCCCAGTGCTGACGGACGGCGGCGTAGGATGTCGATGGACCGTGCCTGACGCTGACGATGTAGCCTGAGCCGACGAACAGATGCGTCTCGCCGAAGGTGACGCGGCCGTCGATCAGCTGGGCGGTTCGGGCAACGATGAACAAGGCATCGCCATATTGCTCGATCTTCGGCCGCTGGTGCGGATGCTCGGCATCCTCGATCGCCAGCTCATGCAGATGGAATTGCGCCTGGACGCGAAGCAGCAGGTTGCGGTCGGGCTCGAGCAAGCCGATCCAGACGACGTGACCCGACTTCCTGGCCCATTCGCCGGCTTCCTCGATCGGAATGTCGGCGACACGGCGGCCTGCCGTGTAGACGCTGGAAGCGATGATGCCCGCCGTCGGCGGTGCAGGAGCGAACTCTCGGACATATTCCATCGCAACCTCCTGAAAGCATGGCCTTCACTAGGGAACCGAGAAGCTTAACGTCCGGATAGTTTAGCGCGATTTCGTCCGATGTGGCGAATCTGAAATTCGCGTCAGTTTGGAGAGGAGGCCGTTCACTTCACCGGTGGCGATGCGGGAAGAACAATCTTGTCCGTCTTGTCGCCTTTCGGCCGCTCGGCCGGCATCTGGTCGCCGGTGACGATGTAGAAGATGGTCTCGGCGATGTTGGTGGCGTGGTCGCCGATCCGTTCGATGTTCTTGGCGCAAAACAGCAGATGCGTGCACGGCGTGATGTTGCGCGGATCTTCCATCATGTAGGTCAGCAACTCGCGAAACAGCGAGGTGTACATGGCGTCGATCTGGTCGTCGCGGTCGCGCACGAAGCCGATCTTTTCCACCGAGCGCGTCGCGTAGACGTCAAGCACTTCCTTGAGCTGCGTCAACGCCAGGTCAGCCAGCGCTTCGAGCCCGCGGAACAGGCTGGTCGGCTGGCGCCCGTCGGTGACGGCCACCACTCGTTTGGCGACATTCTTGCCGAGGTCGCCGATCCGTTCGAGATCCGCCGAGATACGGATCGCGCCGACGATCTCGCGCAGGTCCGTCGCCATCGGCTGGCGCTTGGCAATGATGACGATTGCCTTGTCGTCGATCTCGCGCTGGCCCTCGTCGAGGACGATGTCGTCCCGGATGACTTTCTGGGCGAGGCCGGGATCGGCGTTGACCAGGGCGGAGATCGCCTGTTCGACCATGCGTTCGGCATGCCCGCCCATCGCGGCGATGCGCTTCGACAGATATTTCAGCTCCTCGTCATAGGCGCTGACGATGTGCACGGATTGCATGGACGAAATGCCTTCCCG containing:
- a CDS encoding aspartate aminotransferase family protein, producing MSGSALFETFARAPLAFDHGEGTWLVTDKGERYLDFAGGIAVNSLGHSHPHLVAALTEQAAKLWHVSNLYEIPGQSRLGERLAEATFADKVFFTNSGAEALECAIKTARRYHFVKGHPERFRVITFEGAFHGRTLATIAAGGQYKYLEGFGPKVEGFDQVGFDDIDAAEKAITPETAAILIEPVQGEGGIRQVPTQSLKRLRQLCEQHGLLLIFDEVQCGIGRTGKLFAHEWAGVTPDLMAIAKGIGGGFPMGACLATDEAAVGMTAGVHGTTFGGNPLAMAVGNAVLDVVLEDGFLEDVQRKALLMKQGLAGVADEFPDVIEGIRGSGLMLGLKCAMPNTKVNMALRDQHLLAVPAGDNVIRLLPPLTVTDAEIHEALDRIRAGARGLTEAIAAAAAK
- the argF gene encoding ornithine carbamoyltransferase; translation: MSLRHFTDLSAVSEGDLRVMLDDAVVRKARLKAGERTKPLEGKVLAMIFDKPSTRTRVSFDVGMRQLGGETIMLTGTEMQLGRSETIADTAKVLSRYVDAIMIRTTSHERLLELTENATIPVINGLTDDTHPCQLMADIMTFEEHRGPVAGKTIAWTGDGNNVLHSLLEASARFRFNLNVAVPEGSEPAQKHVDWSKAHGGKLNFTRSPEEAVHEADCIVTDCWVSMGQEHRARGHNVFSPYQVNATLMAKAKPDALFMHCLPAHRGEEVTDEVIDGPHSVVFDEAENRLHAQKAVLAWCLGA
- the apaG gene encoding Co2+/Mg2+ efflux protein ApaG; its protein translation is MYRAVTHNIEVQVRPFYLEDRSDPAENRYVWGYQVTIDNQSDDFVQLLSRYWHITDGTGRVEEVRGAGVVGDQPELNPGDSYQYTSGCPLSTPSGIMVGHYTMRNKRGETFDIAIPAFSLDLPGTRRTVN
- a CDS encoding magnesium and cobalt transport protein CorA — encoded protein: MEYVREFAPAPPTAGIIASSVYTAGRRVADIPIEEAGEWARKSGHVVWIGLLEPDRNLLLRVQAQFHLHELAIEDAEHPHQRPKIEQYGDALFIVARTAQLIDGRVTFGETHLFVGSGYIVSVRHGPSTSYAAVRQHWESCPHSLAKGEDFVLYAILDFIVDNYMPVLEQIEDEVEAIEDKILLKPMTGPDIERLYMLRRDLLRLRNAALPLVEVCRRLTSAELPQIHTAMHPLFRDVTDHIRTVQEKIDSLREVLAFAFEASLLVGQSQETANTKKLASWAAILAVPTALAGIYGMNFNDMPELRMEYGYPVVLATIALICSFLYWRFRKNGWL
- a CDS encoding O-succinylhomoserine sulfhydrylase translates to MSTKKRNWKPQTALVHAGTLRSQFGETSEAMYLTQGYVYETAQAAEARFKGEEPGFIYSRYANPTVDMFEKRMCALEGAEDARATASGMAAVTAALLCSARAGDHIVAARALFGSCRWVIETLAPKYGIEATLVDGTDIANWEKAVKPNTKLFFLESPTNPTLEVVDIAAVAALANSIGARLIVDNVFATPLQQKPLQLGAHIVVYSATKHIDGQGRCLGGVILSDKKWIDENLHDYFRHTGPSLSPFNAWTLLKGLETLTLRVRQQTESAGKIADFLAERPEIARVIYPGRADHPQAAVVKKQMSGGSTLICLDVKGGKQAAFAFQNALDIVLISNNLGDAKSLITHPATTTHKNLSDEARAELGIGPGTLRLSVGLEDADDLLADIEQALKSAK
- the phoU gene encoding phosphate signaling complex protein PhoU; this translates as MQSVHIVSAYDEELKYLSKRIAAMGGHAERMVEQAISALVNADPGLAQKVIRDDIVLDEGQREIDDKAIVIIAKRQPMATDLREIVGAIRISADLERIGDLGKNVAKRVVAVTDGRQPTSLFRGLEALADLALTQLKEVLDVYATRSVEKIGFVRDRDDQIDAMYTSLFRELLTYMMEDPRNITPCTHLLFCAKNIERIGDHATNIAETIFYIVTGDQMPAERPKGDKTDKIVLPASPPVK
- a CDS encoding GcrA family cell cycle regulator, with protein sequence MNWTDERVELLRKLWSEGLSASQIAAQLGGVSRNAVIGKVHRLKLSGRGRSTATPARQKKTVQGSSIQKSVSRAASATRHVTSSIGANALQTQFDAEPVARHYIRPVENVVVPISRHLQLVELTERTCKWPNGDPLSEDFHFCGNDAAETGPYCKYHARVAFQPASERRRSR
- a CDS encoding Hsp33 family molecular chaperone, translated to MAAPRSFVMLETHQLAEQPKLGEFGYAGDDHVVPFEVGPLDVRGRTVQLGPMLDAILSRHDYPEPVARLLAEACVLTVLLGTSLKFEGKFILQTRTDGPVDMLVADFSTPQALRAYARFDADRLEALVAAGETSPQTLLGNGVLALTIDQGAHTQRYQGIVQLDGETLEEAARTYFRQSEQIPTDLRLSVAKLLTPGVGGARQQWRAGGLLAQFLPQSPERMRVPDLPGGDGDPREEIHDPADNSWQELLALLGTIEPTELIDPTIGAERLLYRLFHEHGVRVFGGVPVADQCSCSRDKIRGILEGFSADEIKDSTEDGGIHVACEFCSKQYDFDPSEFAAQ
- a CDS encoding ceramide glucosyltransferase — encoded protein: MELTFIAALLSSALLLSNLASILLASSRLKRPRIIPPPVGNQPPVSIVVPSRGVEPFTQETLARAFALDWPRYELVFCVAHADDPVVKLINRAIALFPKTPARLLIGDDRISGNPKLNNCVKGWEAARHDWVILADSNVLMPKDYVQHLLAAWRTDTGLVCSTPIGSRPDGFWAEVECAFLNTLQARWQYAGEALGLGFAQGKSMLWNKPMLDANGGIRALAAEIAEDAAATKLVNGLGLRVNLVASPFEQPLGQRTPGEIWSRQARWARLRRVTFPLFFAPEIFTGAAVPLALALMAAAGAGFSLPATAIAVLAVAYLPECALASAKGWYLSLRMVPAMIARDVMLPAIWARGWLGFAVDWRGNAMTIRTKAMAAELEETPSGA